In Diorhabda sublineata isolate icDioSubl1.1 chromosome 4, icDioSubl1.1, whole genome shotgun sequence, a single window of DNA contains:
- the LOC130442941 gene encoding NADH dehydrogenase [ubiquinone] 1 beta subcomplex subunit 7-like yields MGQLIGHTVENGFNLYYNPEIMPSPLEDPTYDPLQGFNNGRKPRAMVATEDEMRSAKVPLEDRDYCAHLLLKFLKCRKDNWPFVINCKHEKHEYLECKYEDFIIRMKEFEREKRLRSKYGGPCTEKIDNIKNTKKN; encoded by the coding sequence ATGGGTCAACTTATAGGACATACTGTTGAAAACggattcaatttatattataatccAGAAATAATGCCTAGTCCTTTAGAAGATCCCACCTACGATCCCCTGCAAGGTTTTAATAATGGAAGGAAACCGAGGGCGATGGTGGCCACAGAAGACGAAATGAGATCGGCCAAAGTACCGTTGGAAGATAGAGATTATTGCGCgcatttgttattaaaatttttaaaatgcagAAAAGACAATTGGCCTTTCGTTATTAATTGTAAACATGAAAAGCACGAATACCTCGAGTGTAAATACGAAGATTTCATCATAAGAATGAAGGAGTTTGAGAGAGAGAAGAGGTTGAGGAGCAAATATGGCGGACCTTGTACCGAAAAAATAGACAATATTAAGaacacaaagaaaaattaa